The sequence below is a genomic window from Betaproteobacteria bacterium.
TAGCCAAGGCAATACGACGGCTGCGTGCGAGGAAGAGGCAGGAGCAGAAGTACATGAGGATTTCGACATCCACCGCCCAGGACGAGGGGCTGAGCGAGACTTGAGTACGTCCAAGCCCGAACGTGGTCTGACCAACGATGAAAATATTGGCGATCCACTCGCCCAGCGCACTCGGATAGCCGAGGGCCGAATTCACCAGGCGAGCCCGGTCGAAATCCTGCGCGGCCCACAACACCAAACAGGTCAAGAACAGGCAGAACCAGTAGGTCGGATAAAGGCGGCGGGCACGACTGAGCAAGAAGCAGGCAAGTCCCCGAACATCCAGTCCATAACGTGTATTGAGGGCAGCGGTCATGAGTAGACCGCTAAGCATGAAGAAACCCCAAACCGCCGCCCCGGCAAAGAATTCGACTCCACCAATGTGCGTGACAACGACAAGCAGCGCAGCAGTCAGGCGAAAAATTCCAAACACGACGTTTTCTCCGATAATCGTACCCAACCCAACATGATCATGAGCAACAGGGCTGCTCGACCGGCCCGATCCGAAACTGCGCAAGGGCCGTGGTTCTGCCATAGGGTGACCCGAGCGCAATTGCGGCGCGCTCCGCAACGTAACGCGGACAACTCCGGAGAAGGCGAAGACCCGAGCAGGGCCGAAGACCGGCTCTGTCTATCAGCGCAAGCAAGGACGAGCGCTGAAACCCGTGCAAATGCTCGAACGGAGAAAGCATGTGCATGGCTTTCCCGTCAAACGGATATCCCCGCCACAGAGCTGTGCCAAGGCGTGCAACATCCGGTACAGAAATACGCAGTACCGTCTGGTCATGACAATACTCCCGCAGGCCACGCAAGCTGCTGACAGGATCGGGAAGATGCTCAAGAACCTGCTCCAGGTTGATGACGTCGAATGTCCGTCCAGCAAGGATACCCAGGCTACCGATAACTTCGACTCCCCCGGCGTCGCGTTGTCTTCCAGCAGACGGCTCGTACGCGGTTACCCGGAAGCCCGCACGCCGCGCTGCCACCGACCAGCGCCCAGCACCGCTGCCATAATCCAGAAGCGTCGGTTGCGGCGCTCCAGTCCTTCCAAGGCGCAACAGCCCTGTCATGGTGGCGAGCATTCTGGAAGTTGGCTGGGTCGATGGCTCCCCCCCCTTAAGACGCCGCCCCTGCGCGTACATCTGGAACAATGCGTCTTGATCTGGCTGCATGTGATGCCAGATGTGGCCACAGCGCCCGCAACGCGCCATATCGAGGGACAAGTCCTGCTCCCAACCGTCCATACAGCCCCCGTATTTTTCACGGCTCAGACGCAGGAAGGACTCGACGAGTAGTTGGTTCCGACGCTGTGGCCATTCTAGTTTCCGAGCGGCGCAGCAAGGGCAGGAGTCCACCGTCACCACACGGATCACGATTGACCGCCCTTAGCGAAGCACCCCTTGAGAATGCCTCTTAACCGCGCGCGATGTGCCGGCGATACCACAAAGCTGAAGGCGAGAATTGCAGCGAGCACTAGCGCGGGCAAGGCGATAGTCACCGTGCCCACCAGCCCCGGCGAGAGGATGGAGAACAATGGAAGCGCCCCCAAGAGAGGCAGAGAGCACAACAAGGGTCGAAGCCAGATCTCACCGTGAAGCGCGAACAGCGAAACGCCGAAATAACTCGCCAATTCCCTTGTCAAGAGCCCGCAGGCTCTGAACAGGTAGGAAATCGCCACGCCACAGGCCATGCCAACTGGTCCAAGCGCATCAATTCCCATCAATACACATCCTATGCTCAAGCCAAGTAGCGCTCCCATCAGTTCCCCTCGTGCAGCAACCCTATGCCGGCCTACGGAAACCAGAATCGTACGTGCCAGAAAGGCAGGAATCGCAGCGCAGTACCCCGCGTAGATCAAAAGGAGGGCAATGTACATCGCCCTGCCACGATCCGGCGAAAGCGCCTCAGCACCGAGCCAAGCGGGCAATGCCACGGGTGCCAGCACGAAGACCGCCACGAAGAGAAACAAGCCCGCCATCAGGGTATACCGGGCAGCGTTGACGTAGATGCTGTGGAGTACCGCTACCTGGTTACTTGCATCCAGCTGGCTCGCCACTGGAGCCATGATCTGATTGGCAATCCCCAGAAACGGGCCGAGGCTGACCACCAGCATCACGGGAAGAGCGACGAGCGCCACAGCATCTGCGCCGACAAAAAACCCCACGAGCATCGCCGACCCCTGGCGCAACAATACGGCGGAAAGTGTGACGATCATGGCGGCCAGACTGATATCAAGCAGAGCACGCATCGCTGCGCGGCGAATCAGTCCGCTCTGAAACAGCGTATATGGAGAGGACCGACCGGCGCAGAGAAACAGAGCCAGCCCCGCCAGAAATGCAGGACCGAATACCGCCAGGGAAAGCGCGATCAAGGCATGGTCCTCGACCATGGTGCAGGCGGCAATGACCAAGGTTACCCGGAGCAGGAGTGCGATTCCATCAACGCCTGCCTGAAGAGCAAATTGATGCTGACTAGCCAGCACACCTATCGCGCTCCTTAAAGGCAGGGTCATCCCGGTCAGCACAAGTGCAATCGTGAGCATCCATGCGCCCTCGGAAGCGGAATCCGGGGGCAATGAAAAAATCTGGGGGAACACCTGTCCGATTGGATAGGCCAAGAGCACGAGCACGAGCCCCATGCCCAGCAGGAGCACGATAGCCGAAGTGGAATGCTCGGAATAGGCTGCTCCATTCCTTTGCGCATGATCGCGAGAAAGAAAGCGCCCGAGGCTGGAGGCGAGCCCGAGCTCAAGCAATTGAAAATGGCTGGCCAGTTGCTGGACAAGCAACCACACGCCCAAGCCTTCGAGACCGAATCTTCGGGTCACGAGGGGAACGCTGACAAGGGCGAAAAGAAGGGTTCCGGCCTGAAGAAGCCAAGTGGCCCCGACATTGATCGCTGAACGCCGCAACCCGGGGAGCTTAGGTCCCATTTCTCTCCGCACGGGCGAGTTCGTCACGGATCCGGCTGCAGCAATACTCGGCGAGCGCCGAATAATCCTGTGCGCGGCGCTCCTCACTGGACAGACCTTCGCGACCCTCGTTGTGGCGCCCAGTCTTGGCAAGCAGGACGCTGTAGAGGTCTACCGGCACGGCACCCAAGACGTTGGCCGCAAAAAAACGTTCCAGAGCATCTTCTTCGAGGCGATAACTTGCAAGGAGGTCCCGTATTTCAGAGGCCGTGGCATGAAGCGAAACAACCTGTCGCACCATCGAGGAAGGCAGATTCCCGTAAGTGGGTATTCCAAAGGTCACCACCGGCTTGCCGAGAACGGCAGCTTCCAGGCCCGTGCTCCCGGAGATGACGGCGACGAGGGCGGCTTGGCCGATCACCGCGTGGGTGGACATCAGCGGGTCAACCATGAGGACATTGGGAATCTCGAGCAGCTTGCGGTAGTAACCGGAGGGGCGAAATCCCAGGGCCCGTGGATGCTCCTTGACGACAAGTTGCATACCAGCCGGCAAACTGAGCGCCAAATGCCGGATGAGCTCGATCTGGTTCTGAAACGGGCGTCCGAACACCTGGAGCGAAACCTCGGGTTCGAAATGCAACGGAAAGAACGTATAGGGGCGAAGCTGAACGAGATCCCGCGCGCCGAGCAGTTTCCCCCGCAGGTGCAATTGAACCCCCATCCAGCGTATCGGTTGAAGGATATGGCCATAGAGGGCGTTAAACATGGCACTCTCGACGTGGTTATCTTGCCCCACGACGGGGTGAAGGCGATTTTTCAGATCCCGTGCCAGGCCCCTGATTCCACCAAAGATACCCCTGAGCGGCCGCAGGCGCGTGGTGGACTTGAGTGCCCCCTCGTAGCGCACCCCGCGTTCCCTGATCCTGACTAGATGGCGTCTGGCAATATCCACCGCCGCCTCGGGCATCCCTTCTGGATCATCAATCCGCCGTGCAATGTGATGTGAAAGATGAATGGCATCATCGTTCAGTGCAACGTAGTTGCCGATCTTGGTGGCTTTGAGCTGCAAATAGGCAATACCCTGGGCCTTGGCAAAGCGATACAGCAGGTAGTCGCCGAAAGTTGACGTTCCAAAGCCAAGGATGAGATCGGGTCTATGGGTATCCAGGAATCCTGCGATGCGCTCAATGGCTTCCTGGATGATTCCGTACATCTGGATGTACGAGAAGCGCGGCCCGTAATCCTGACGCAACTTGCAACGCTTCCCGAAGAAAATGCGGCGATCGGCAAGCAACGCGTTCCACAGTACCGGGTCACCCAGAACGGCCTCCCATCGGCCCAGGGCAGCCCAGTCAGGCTGCCGCCGCAGTCCGTTGCCGGTGATTTCCCATTCCTTGAGCAGTGGGAACGTTCCATCGGCAAGCGCGGCCTCCTGAGATGCCAGGGCATAAAATTCCTGAGAATCTGCGACGTACGCGGAGACTTCGCTCAGGGACAAAGGCGCCTTCAGCATCTCGGAGAGACGCAGGAAGACCCTGAGGTTGCTGCCTTGGGTAACGCCAAGAATCCTCACGACCGCTCCGCGTCCAGCAACCCGTAAGCCCTCAGATCGTCCCGAAAGAACTCGGCGAGGGCCCGGGCCATGGCGAGTTGCTCCGGGCGATCAATGTCGATTTCCATTTCCGGGCGACTGAGGACAAAGCCGCGAATCCTGTGGCCAAAAAAACTGCCCTTGGCGATGGTGCGAGAGACACGAAGGATATAGAAGGAACCGGTATTCGCGTAGCGCGGGACTTCGCTCCTCCGCCTCCGGGGCAGCGGCACCTCGGGTACAAATTGGCCGCCATCCAGACGTCCGCCGAGTTCGTCGTCGAGCCTCAAGGCAAACACGCTATCTGCATCCGGATCACCGGCCATGAGCCCCATCGCTCCCGCAATATCTCCTGGGCAACGGAAGGGGTGGGTAGGCTGGAGCAGCACCAGAAGATCCGGTCTCCGCCCCCGAGCAGCCTCGATATATTCCAGGGCGTGCGCAATAACCATCTGGTTGCTCACCAGAGGATCGCAAAGACTTGCCGGTCTCAGAATTGGATGAGCGCCCCAACTCGCTCCGGAATCAAGCAATTCCTGCGATTCACTACTGACAAAGGTCTCCGCAATTCCGGGAGTATGGAGTCCAGCACGCACCGAATAAACGTACAGCGCCTGACCCCCGACCTCCTGAAGATTCTTGTTCGGAACCCTCTGGGATGTGAGCTTTGCGGGAACCAGGGCAACCGTATAGGGTGCCGACTCGGCAATCATCTACGCGCCCAGTCGAACCCAGACTCGACCAGGATTTCGCGCAAGCGCGTCTTTTCCGTATCGTTGAGTGTCCGGTAAAGCGGATTCACGGCATCGCCGCAAATTCCGCGCAATGAAAGCATGTACTTTTCTTCCGCACAATATTCGCCGTTTTCGGTTCGCGGAAACGAACGGGAAAGTCGGATCATGTCGAACTGCCTCGTCCGAGCCTCATCGAGACGCCCTGCCTTGAAGGCGTCATAGAGCTCGACGAAGCGCTCGGGATAGACCGACGCCTCGCTAGTGGTATGGGCTTCCGCACCCAAGGCAAGCATTTGAAAGAACTGCCCGCCCCCTGCCCCGATGACATCAAAGTCGTCCGAACGGTGCATCAGGGTCAGCGTCAACTCCGAAAGGTTGTAACCGCCTATCTTGATGCCTCCCACGTTGGGATGGCCTTTCACTGCGCGAATGACATTGTCGGGAATCGGCCGCCCACGTTTCGGGTTGTGATACATCCACAACGGAACAGGGAAGCGATCCGCCAAGGTCTCGACGAGGTGAATGAGGCGCGCATCGCCCATCTTCAGGTCGTAGGGGAGAACGTGCAGGCCATGGAGATCGAGGTCGGCGAGTTTGTCCGCATAGTCGAGGATGTCGCCGATGGCCGTCAAACCTGTGCCCACGACCAGGGGAATACGCCCTCGGGCTGCCGCAGCCGTTTCGCGGGCCACCACCAGCCGTTCCTTGACCGACATATTGATGTCTTCGCTCGCCGATCCCAGAACCCACAGGCCCCCAACCCCGGCCTGCACCAGAAAGTCGACAAGCCGGTGAATCCCTTCGACATCCGGACTTCCGCCCGGATGCATGGGAACGACCATCACCGGAACCACACCTTTAAGAAATTGCCTAGTTGCCATCGTGGAAGCCTCGTCAGGGTGAAGGCAAATCGTGACCAGCAGGGTCGCCGATTCGCGTAAAGATGGAGAAATACTCGTAGTCGTCTGCTAGCCTCTCGCCCATAAGCGCCGTCTCCGTGCAGTCGTAACGACCACGCAGGGCCTGCTCAAGGGCTCGCACCGTCGCATGCCGACCGTCGACGACGATGACACGTGGGGGAAAGACCCTCAGTTGTCGAAATACGTCGTCGTTGACCGCATCCTTGCGCTTTACGCCCTCAATTCGAAGTGAGGGGCCGTCGACAAAAATCAAATCGAAGTAGCGATCAGGGACGAGGCCATAGCCAACGGCAGGAACCCCATCCAGCGTTCCGACGACCGGGTCGGCATTGCGCAATTCGAAGTGACTATCGCCCACTTCAATCCCCGCCAGACGCCGCGCGTTGTCTAGCCAGGCTGCACTTTCGTCAATCGACCGCAATTGCCCGCCGTGAGTGCGTACATGGGCGGCAAAGACTGAAGTACTTGAACCCGATCCATATTCCAGAATCGATGTCGGTCTGAAACGCACAAGAATCTGTTGCAGCTGGAAAAGCTTGTAGGGCTGAAAATCATGTCTCAACCCCCCGGCATCGCGGAACTTCCTCAGTACCTCATCGATTCCGGCATAGGCAGGCGTATTTAGCCGTCGGTGGCGCTGATGAATCGCGGCAATGTTCCTGCGGCGCAACCACAGCCCAATGCGTGAAAACGGCCACATCAACGGCCCCTCCCTAGAAACTCCGAGAGTTTCCTAGCCATGAAATCCTCCGCGAGACGCATGGAATCGCCCGTTGCTCCGCCGATGTGTGGCGTTATCAATAGACGGTCTGATGTTCGTGCGAACTCTATCAACGGGTGCCCTCGCAACCAGTCCTCTCCACGCACGGCTTCGCCGGCAAGGACATCAAGAGCCGCCCCAGACAAGCGCCCACTGCGAAGGGCGTCCAAGAGCTCAAATTCATCGATCACTTCACCGCGAGAGGCGTTCACGAGGACCGCGCCTGGCTTCATCATCGAGAACTCGTGTTTCCCGATCAAGCGGTGGCTGGAATCCTGATAGCTTGGCAGCAGACAAACCACGTCCGCGGCTGTGAGGAGGTCGTCCAAGGTCGCCAATACCACATGCGGCGCGTGGGAGACGGGAACGATGTCGCTCGCTATTACCCTCATGCGAAAAGCACGGCCATACTCCGCAACCATACTTCCCAACCGGCCAAGACCCACGACACCGAGTGTCATCCCGGAGATCTGTCGCCCCTTGAATAGATCCCGATCCCAACCGGAGGCCGCAACGTGAGTGGTTGCGGCAGGAATGCGGCGAACCAGTGCCAACAGCAGGCCCCAAACATGCTCCGCCGTGGCTGTTAGACCATCCAGGAAAGTGCGCTCGCCGCGAAGACTGAGCACGGCAATTCCGCGCGCCTTGGCAGCTTCCTGGTCAATATGATTCAACCCGGTCGTCGCGGTAACGATGGCGCGAAGTTTTTTTGCCCGCCCGATGAGCTCTGCGTCAATCATGTGGCCCAGACGCACGATCAAGACATCCGCATCGGTGACACACTGCAATAGTTCGTCCCTGGTGCACTCGATTTCGACAATAGCACCCAAGCTGGCCAGAATTTGTCGCGCCTGCTCCGAATATCCGGCAGGTTCCGCGTTCAATATCTTCATTGGGAATCGAGGGGCTTGCGGAACGCAACCAGAAACGCCTGCCCCATCCGTTCAGAACAGATCCAGCCATGGCGACCGGTGAAAATGCGCCGCAGCGCGAGGACGCCTTCAAAAATCCGCGTCAGCCCCCACTCCAGCGGCGCGGGCAGCAATGAGAAAGGAAACTCCGGGCTATGGCTGACCATGGGCATCGGATACATGCCAAAAATGGTCAGGTCTCCGTAATTCAAGCCCTCCATGGCTTGAACATAGTGTTCCGACCCAAAATCGCTGCGATAGATGGGGGGTTTGGCTCCTTTGGTTTCCCGCCCCCCAAAGGATGCGAAGATTCTGAGAATGCGGTTGATCCAGTTGAAATATCGCTGCACGTTGTCCGGGCGCT
It includes:
- a CDS encoding hydroxyacid dehydrogenase, whose translation is MKILNAEPAGYSEQARQILASLGAIVEIECTRDELLQCVTDADVLIVRLGHMIDAELIGRAKKLRAIVTATTGLNHIDQEAAKARGIAVLSLRGERTFLDGLTATAEHVWGLLLALVRRIPAATTHVAASGWDRDLFKGRQISGMTLGVVGLGRLGSMVAEYGRAFRMRVIASDIVPVSHAPHVVLATLDDLLTAADVVCLLPSYQDSSHRLIGKHEFSMMKPGAVLVNASRGEVIDEFELLDALRSGRLSGAALDVLAGEAVRGEDWLRGHPLIEFARTSDRLLITPHIGGATGDSMRLAEDFMARKLSEFLGRGR
- a CDS encoding class I SAM-dependent methyltransferase, which translates into the protein MSLDMARCGRCGHIWHHMQPDQDALFQMYAQGRRLKGGEPSTQPTSRMLATMTGLLRLGRTGAPQPTLLDYGSGAGRWSVAARRAGFRVTAYEPSAGRQRDAGGVEVIGSLGILAGRTFDVINLEQVLEHLPDPVSSLRGLREYCHDQTVLRISVPDVARLGTALWRGYPFDGKAMHMLSPFEHLHGFQRSSLLALIDRAGLRPCSGLRLLRSCPRYVAERAAIALGSPYGRTTALAQFRIGPVEQPCCS
- a CDS encoding dihydrodipicolinate synthase family protein — translated: MATRQFLKGVVPVMVVPMHPGGSPDVEGIHRLVDFLVQAGVGGLWVLGSASEDINMSVKERLVVARETAAAARGRIPLVVGTGLTAIGDILDYADKLADLDLHGLHVLPYDLKMGDARLIHLVETLADRFPVPLWMYHNPKRGRPIPDNVIRAVKGHPNVGGIKIGGYNLSELTLTLMHRSDDFDVIGAGGGQFFQMLALGAEAHTTSEASVYPERFVELYDAFKAGRLDEARTRQFDMIRLSRSFPRTENGEYCAEEKYMLSLRGICGDAVNPLYRTLNDTEKTRLREILVESGFDWARR